A portion of the Sphingobacterium spiritivorum genome contains these proteins:
- a CDS encoding alkaline phosphatase: MKKLSLLFALSILSLQLAFAQQKPKYIFFMIGDGMGLNQVNLTEMYLAEREGRIGISPLVFTSFPVASFATSYSTSNGVTDSGAGGTALAVGHKTKNGVIGMDSTKTKSLKSIAYLAKEKGMKVGITTSVSIDHATPASFYANQPDRDMYYEIAEDILKSDFDFFGGSGFLKPEQNFKKEKVTPITQILQKGGYSLAEGYKEYEGLKNKAGKIILSNNKGADQVSLKYAIDQNTNDLTLKQITSAAIESLTKENNNGFFLMVEGGKIDWACHSNDGATAVKEVLDFNEAVKEAFDFYKKHPEETLIIVTADHETGGMTLGTGSSRLSFKNLELQKKSQSELSAQISKLRISNPKTTWEEIKQLLSDQLGLWSAIKVSKAEEQNMHETYLRSFVNHETQESKSLYATDDKLATLAVKVLNDASTLGWGSGNHSASYIPIFAIGSGSELFTHKMENTDIPKKVARLLNAQLD, from the coding sequence ATGAAAAAACTATCTTTATTATTTGCATTATCCATCCTCAGTCTGCAGCTGGCTTTTGCCCAACAAAAACCTAAATATATTTTCTTTATGATAGGTGATGGAATGGGTTTGAATCAAGTGAATCTTACTGAAATGTATCTTGCCGAAAGAGAAGGGCGGATTGGTATTTCACCACTTGTATTTACAAGCTTTCCCGTTGCATCTTTCGCTACTTCTTATTCTACTTCAAACGGAGTAACAGACTCCGGAGCAGGTGGTACAGCACTCGCTGTAGGTCATAAAACGAAAAACGGTGTCATCGGCATGGACAGCACCAAAACAAAATCACTGAAAAGCATCGCTTATCTTGCCAAAGAAAAAGGGATGAAAGTCGGTATCACGACAAGTGTCAGTATAGATCATGCAACACCAGCTTCCTTCTATGCCAACCAACCGGATCGCGATATGTACTACGAAATTGCTGAAGATATTCTTAAATCTGATTTCGACTTTTTCGGAGGTTCCGGATTCTTAAAACCTGAACAAAACTTCAAAAAAGAAAAAGTAACTCCCATTACTCAGATTTTACAAAAGGGAGGTTATTCATTAGCTGAAGGTTACAAGGAATATGAAGGACTTAAAAATAAAGCAGGAAAAATAATATTGTCCAATAATAAGGGAGCTGATCAGGTATCCTTAAAATATGCAATTGATCAAAACACAAATGACCTGACACTTAAGCAGATTACATCAGCAGCCATTGAATCCCTGACAAAAGAAAACAACAATGGCTTTTTCCTGATGGTAGAAGGTGGTAAAATTGACTGGGCCTGTCATTCCAATGACGGAGCAACTGCTGTAAAAGAGGTATTGGATTTTAATGAAGCCGTAAAGGAAGCATTTGATTTCTATAAAAAGCATCCGGAAGAAACCCTTATTATTGTTACAGCTGATCATGAAACCGGAGGAATGACACTTGGAACGGGCAGTTCCAGATTATCTTTTAAAAATCTGGAGTTACAGAAAAAATCACAAAGCGAATTGTCTGCACAGATTTCTAAATTAAGAATTTCAAATCCTAAAACTACCTGGGAGGAGATTAAACAATTGCTTTCAGATCAACTCGGACTATGGTCTGCGATCAAAGTAAGCAAAGCAGAGGAACAGAATATGCACGAAACCTATCTTCGCAGTTTTGTAAACCATGAAACACAGGAATCCAAAAGCCTGTATGCTACTGACGATAAATTAGCGACTCTTGCTGTAAAAGTCCTGAATGATGCATCGACTCTTGGATGGGGTTCCGGTAATCATTCGGCAAGTTATATCCCGATATTTGCTATTGGAAGCGGAAGTGAATTATTCACACACAAAATGGAAAATACAGATATTCCCAAAAAAGTAGCCAGGTTATTAAATGCTCAACTGGATTAA
- a CDS encoding ammonium transporter — MKKTVPLIILTILAIIGLLTPSIDVTNVADIKIDSGDTAWLLTSSALVLIMTPGLAFFYGGMVSKKNVISTMMQSFICMCIISVLWVIVGFSLAFGDDIGGVIGDPRTFYMMKGMLGNVAWGALPTVPLVLFAMFQLKFAIITPALITGAFAERVRFNSFMVFIILFSIFIYMPLAHATWHPEGILAKFGVLDFAGGTVVHMSAGWAALASAVYLKGRKTPTHSPARISYVILGTALLWFGWFGFNAGSAGAANGLAAYAFATTTTASAVAAIAWIFVDIIRGKKPSAMGACIGAVVGLVAITPAAGFVSIPHSIVIGLVAALVSNLVVFLRSKTSIDDTLDVFPCHGVGGMVGMVLTGVFANSNVNSVVTANGLYFGETSLFLAHVVALIAVSLFAFFGSLLLIKITDLITPLRVHEEEEKLGLDITQHDEEL, encoded by the coding sequence ATGAAAAAAACCGTTCCATTGATTATTTTAACAATTTTGGCTATTATAGGCTTGTTAACTCCCTCTATTGATGTAACTAATGTAGCAGATATAAAGATTGATTCCGGAGATACAGCCTGGTTATTGACATCTTCCGCTCTTGTATTGATTATGACACCAGGTTTGGCCTTCTTTTATGGTGGTATGGTGAGTAAGAAGAATGTGATCTCTACGATGATGCAAAGCTTTATCTGTATGTGTATTATTTCGGTACTATGGGTGATTGTAGGATTTAGTCTTGCATTCGGAGATGATATCGGAGGAGTGATCGGTGATCCACGTACTTTTTATATGATGAAGGGAATGCTTGGGAATGTGGCCTGGGGAGCTTTGCCTACCGTTCCACTGGTGTTATTTGCTATGTTTCAACTGAAGTTCGCAATTATCACTCCTGCTTTGATTACAGGTGCTTTCGCAGAACGCGTGCGGTTCAATTCGTTTATGGTCTTTATTATTTTGTTCAGTATTTTTATTTATATGCCTTTAGCACATGCAACCTGGCATCCAGAAGGGATACTCGCTAAATTCGGTGTTTTGGATTTTGCTGGAGGTACAGTAGTACACATGTCTGCAGGTTGGGCTGCGTTAGCTTCCGCTGTATATCTGAAAGGAAGAAAAACACCTACGCATTCTCCCGCTCGTATCAGTTATGTCATATTAGGAACAGCGTTGCTTTGGTTCGGCTGGTTTGGGTTTAATGCCGGCTCTGCTGGTGCTGCAAATGGTCTTGCTGCATATGCATTTGCGACCACGACTACCGCTTCTGCTGTGGCTGCAATAGCCTGGATATTTGTAGATATTATCAGAGGTAAAAAACCGTCTGCAATGGGTGCCTGTATAGGTGCTGTCGTAGGTTTGGTGGCGATTACACCGGCAGCCGGTTTTGTGAGTATTCCGCATTCGATCGTCATTGGACTTGTAGCCGCTTTAGTCAGTAATCTGGTTGTGTTTTTGCGCAGTAAAACCAGTATAGATGATACGCTGGATGTATTTCCTTGTCATGGAGTGGGGGGTATGGTTGGTATGGTGCTGACAGGTGTATTTGCAAATAGCAACGTCAACAGCGTGGTGACTGCTAACGGATTGTATTTCGGGGAGACCAGCTTATTCCTGGCGCATGTCGTTGCATTGATAGCCGTTTCCTTGTTTGCATTTTTTGGTTCTCTTTTGCTGATCAAGATCACGGATCTGATAACACCTCTGCGTGTGCATGAAGAAGAGGAAAAACTGGGGCTGGATATTACACAGCACGATGAAGAGTTATAA
- a CDS encoding NUDIX hydrolase, translated as MKKQRIEICAAMVLNPAKQLLLVRKKGSLYYQLPGGKAEEGETSVKTVIREIEEETGLRVAGEELLFLGTHEAEAVNEANTVVVGHVFKIILPEIQEICPQAELEEAVWVDQLNYKEYKLAHLAEEFIVPRWLQL; from the coding sequence TTGAAGAAACAGAGAATAGAAATATGCGCTGCAATGGTGCTGAATCCTGCGAAGCAATTGCTCCTTGTTCGTAAAAAAGGTTCTTTATATTATCAGTTACCTGGCGGTAAAGCAGAAGAAGGCGAGACGTCTGTCAAAACAGTAATAAGAGAAATAGAAGAGGAGACCGGATTAAGAGTAGCAGGAGAAGAATTACTTTTTCTGGGCACACATGAAGCTGAGGCTGTGAATGAAGCTAATACAGTAGTAGTAGGACATGTTTTTAAAATTATATTACCTGAAATTCAGGAAATATGTCCACAGGCAGAATTAGAAGAGGCAGTCTGGGTAGATCAGCTTAATTACAAGGAATACAAACTTGCACATCTGGCAGAAGAATTTATTGTTCCCAGATGGTTACAATTATAA
- a CDS encoding outer membrane beta-barrel protein: MKKLITLSIIYCLFLNFTKAQEEKPTLLGLEISGSVDTYWKYDFQNQPNIKTYFTEDNNSVSIGMVDLALKKKTGRASFVGELSFGPRGQYRSILNGDGQAGDDNNSFHIQNLYVSYDLTEKLSMTAGFMGTFVGYEVICPSNNFHYSTSYLFGAGPFQDAGLKANYTFSDKVALMVGIFNDWNVYQDFNGVSHFGSQLSVIPNDASSFYLNFLTGSSVGGAENYSSGTLLDLVGNYSFSPRFTLGLNATNYNQKGDAGYSGIALYPRININENIGIGVRGEYFKTKDSPVLAIEENEIWSATLSGHLRHHGFSFIPEVRFDNSKNEMFVKKDLSPAKNAGQFSMALVYAF, translated from the coding sequence ATGAAAAAATTAATCACTTTATCAATTATTTACTGTCTATTTCTAAATTTTACCAAAGCACAGGAAGAAAAACCCACATTATTAGGGTTAGAAATCTCAGGATCGGTAGATACTTATTGGAAATATGATTTCCAAAATCAGCCTAATATCAAAACTTACTTCACAGAAGACAATAATTCCGTATCTATAGGCATGGTAGATCTGGCACTAAAAAAGAAAACTGGCCGAGCCTCTTTCGTTGGGGAACTTTCCTTTGGCCCCAGAGGACAGTACAGATCTATCCTGAACGGAGACGGACAAGCCGGCGACGACAACAATAGTTTTCATATCCAAAACTTGTATGTATCCTATGATCTGACGGAGAAATTAAGTATGACTGCCGGATTTATGGGCACATTTGTAGGGTATGAGGTTATATGCCCATCCAACAACTTCCACTACTCCACTTCTTACCTTTTCGGAGCCGGGCCATTTCAGGATGCCGGATTAAAAGCAAACTACACATTTTCGGACAAGGTGGCCCTGATGGTAGGAATTTTTAACGACTGGAATGTTTATCAGGATTTTAACGGAGTTTCTCACTTTGGATCACAACTCAGCGTCATTCCAAATGATGCTTCGAGTTTTTACCTTAATTTTCTTACCGGATCTTCTGTAGGTGGAGCAGAGAACTACAGTTCAGGTACATTGTTAGATCTGGTTGGAAATTACAGCTTCTCTCCACGCTTCACGCTCGGACTCAATGCCACCAACTACAATCAGAAAGGTGATGCAGGCTATTCTGGAATAGCACTTTATCCGAGAATAAATATTAATGAAAACATAGGTATTGGTGTACGGGGCGAATATTTCAAAACTAAAGACTCTCCTGTATTAGCAATTGAAGAAAACGAAATATGGTCAGCAACACTAAGCGGACACCTCAGACATCATGGCTTTTCATTTATACCAGAAGTACGGTTTGACAACAGCAAAAACGAAATGTTTGTTAAAAAAGATCTGAGTCCCGCTAAAAATGCAGGACAATTCTCTATGGCACTCGTGTATGCATTCTAA
- a CDS encoding DUF4268 domain-containing protein: MFEFFNSFEQKLQGFTLYSREESKRIKETFWTKFGQFMSLQPNSEGAKINWINYRTGIKHLYFRMNADKRNAEIMIEISHPDSGIRLLMYEQFEQYKKLLHGVLGEEWNWEKEGYDADGKKISRIYTEVSGISIYNEKDWPELISFLKPRISALDEFWNDAQYGFDLFK; the protein is encoded by the coding sequence ATGTTTGAATTTTTCAATAGTTTTGAACAAAAATTACAGGGCTTTACATTGTATTCAAGAGAAGAATCTAAACGGATCAAAGAAACATTCTGGACCAAATTTGGTCAATTTATGAGCTTACAGCCCAATAGCGAAGGTGCAAAAATTAATTGGATCAATTACCGCACCGGAATCAAACATCTTTATTTCAGAATGAACGCTGACAAACGAAATGCAGAGATCATGATTGAAATATCACATCCTGATTCGGGCATTCGTCTGCTTATGTATGAGCAATTCGAACAGTACAAAAAACTTTTGCATGGGGTGCTCGGTGAAGAGTGGAATTGGGAAAAAGAGGGTTATGATGCAGACGGAAAAAAAATATCCAGAATTTATACGGAAGTGTCAGGCATTAGCATCTATAATGAAAAAGACTGGCCGGAACTTATTTCTTTTCTAAAACCACGGATAAGTGCTCTGGATGAATTCTGGAATGATGCCCAATATGGTTTTGATTTATTTAAATAG
- a CDS encoding polysaccharide deacetylase family protein, protein MRLIGNVAAALALSVLVLSTQSCGNNQSSQKTSTVEHQDSVVKKEEHSPEKKDLQTKKDTLTVDSVKKKEPVDKAKLTKAQRDSINAKLDSLPKHIYLTFDDGPLIGSSAIDSIATAKNIKINVFLIGKHANMSKRLKKDYLRYYNNPLVDCYNHSYTHANNKFSVFYSNPDHAFSDFEKNEADLALKYKITRMPGRNIWYFKDRRRIDLQSGTSTADLLYANGYEIMGWDVEWKIHGLTGQPVQSVNEIYQRMKNRLKKKDSFTANNVVLLMHDDMFQNRKGQKLLSDLIDSLKSNPNYHFEHMRDYPVKY, encoded by the coding sequence ATGCGATTAATTGGAAATGTGGCGGCAGCTTTGGCGCTATCTGTACTTGTTTTAAGTACGCAGTCCTGCGGAAATAATCAGTCTTCTCAAAAAACTTCTACTGTTGAGCATCAGGATTCGGTTGTGAAAAAGGAAGAGCATAGTCCCGAGAAAAAAGATCTTCAGACAAAAAAAGATACATTAACCGTAGATTCGGTTAAGAAAAAAGAACCTGTTGATAAAGCAAAGCTGACTAAGGCACAGCGAGACTCTATTAATGCAAAATTAGATAGCCTTCCAAAGCACATTTACCTGACTTTTGATGACGGACCACTGATCGGAAGTTCAGCAATTGATTCCATTGCTACAGCAAAGAATATTAAGATCAATGTATTTCTGATCGGTAAACACGCAAATATGAGTAAAAGGCTCAAAAAGGATTATTTGAGATATTATAACAATCCATTGGTTGATTGCTATAACCATAGTTATACGCATGCCAATAATAAATTCAGTGTTTTTTACAGCAATCCGGATCATGCATTCTCGGATTTTGAAAAAAATGAAGCTGATCTGGCTTTGAAATATAAGATTACCCGTATGCCGGGACGTAATATCTGGTATTTTAAAGACAGAAGAAGGATTGATTTGCAGAGTGGAACCAGTACCGCAGATTTGCTTTATGCAAATGGATATGAAATCATGGGATGGGATGTGGAGTGGAAAATCCACGGACTAACAGGACAGCCCGTACAATCTGTTAATGAAATATATCAACGCATGAAAAACAGATTGAAAAAGAAAGATTCATTTACTGCCAATAATGTTGTGCTACTGATGCATGATGATATGTTTCAGAATAGAAAAGGGCAGAAGTTGTTGTCTGATCTGATTGACAGTTTAAAGTCTAATCCGAACTACCACTTTGAGCATATGCGCGATTATCCGGTAAAATACTAA
- a CDS encoding S1/P1 nuclease, whose amino-acid sequence MKKIIKLLLLLAFFAQTSSVWGWGMTGHRVVTEIAERHLTNKAKKNIAKLIGKQHLAYWANWPDFVKSDHAFDETSPFHYINTDGNLTKEQFATALQQSPDNNIYKQLIRLSADLKAKDKGLTEMQQNLYFLIHLIGDAHQPMHVGRPADLGGNKIEVMWFGKPDNIHRVWDSNLVDYEKYSYTEYANVLDIHTKQENQRLTEGDFASWLYDTHIVANKIYKDVEQNSNLSYRYIYDNKYVVEDALLKGGLRLAKVLNEIFG is encoded by the coding sequence ATGAAGAAAATAATAAAATTGTTGTTGCTTCTGGCATTTTTTGCTCAGACATCATCGGTGTGGGGTTGGGGAATGACGGGTCACCGTGTCGTTACAGAAATTGCAGAGCGCCACCTGACTAATAAGGCAAAGAAGAATATTGCCAAACTAATCGGAAAGCAACATCTTGCTTACTGGGCAAATTGGCCGGATTTTGTGAAATCAGATCATGCTTTTGATGAGACATCACCTTTCCATTATATCAATACAGACGGAAACCTGACGAAGGAACAGTTTGCTACCGCACTGCAGCAGTCGCCTGATAATAATATATACAAACAGCTAATTCGTTTGTCTGCTGATTTGAAAGCAAAAGATAAGGGCTTGACAGAAATGCAACAGAATCTTTATTTTCTGATCCATCTGATAGGAGATGCGCATCAGCCTATGCATGTGGGAAGACCAGCAGACCTGGGTGGTAATAAAATTGAAGTGATGTGGTTTGGAAAACCGGATAATATTCATCGTGTATGGGATTCTAATCTGGTAGACTATGAAAAATACAGCTATACTGAATATGCAAATGTTCTTGATATTCATACTAAACAGGAGAATCAAAGGCTGACAGAGGGTGATTTTGCTTCCTGGTTATACGACACGCATATAGTAGCCAATAAAATCTATAAAGATGTGGAGCAGAATTCTAATCTGTCTTATCGTTATATATATGATAATAAATATGTAGTGGAAGATGCTTTGTTAAAGGGCGGACTGCGTCTGGCGAAGGTGCTGAACGAAATCTTTGGGTAA
- a CDS encoding DUF937 domain-containing protein, protein MENNLLNNAKAFFNEDVLSKLSGSVGVDSAQLKQGTDLVIPALFLGLQSENESGLSTVLEQAKSHFGNFDFQQWFNPERSPSSEETAEDVNSQHPEHQHLLQRIFGDKLEAVVSAISGFIGIKSDTIQKLLSSALPAVFASLTNNGSNWDAGNISNLLNENKSNFAAALPAGLGLGAFGNLFSDSDIQRPAVETPIPPADIPVVEPPVLTVPPVNPEPAIHTQEAVREVKKSSGLWWVLIPLVLVALWFLFGRSCAGNGAGTADSTANSQDRSSMTNPADSLDESDGLSSREPVILKLPDGQELRAYPRGIEDNLIKFLQSDYKALPDDTLKNKWFDFDNLNFETGTAKILPASRDQLLNLAAILKVFPDAKVKIGGYTDKTGDEAFNKKLSLDRANAVKVFLEEQGLGTQVAGTEGYGSEIARYPAEAPESDRIKDRRVSVSVRK, encoded by the coding sequence ATGGAAAACAATCTCTTAAATAACGCAAAGGCATTCTTCAATGAGGATGTACTTTCAAAGCTATCCGGATCGGTAGGTGTGGATTCTGCTCAACTTAAGCAGGGAACAGATTTAGTCATTCCAGCTTTGTTTTTAGGTTTGCAAAGCGAAAATGAAAGTGGATTAAGTACTGTACTGGAGCAAGCTAAGAGTCATTTTGGCAATTTTGATTTTCAGCAATGGTTTAATCCTGAGCGTTCACCCTCATCTGAAGAAACAGCAGAAGACGTAAATAGTCAGCATCCTGAGCATCAGCATCTGTTGCAGCGTATATTTGGAGATAAACTGGAGGCAGTGGTTTCTGCTATTTCCGGATTTATCGGAATTAAATCAGATACCATTCAGAAGCTGCTGAGTTCGGCACTACCTGCAGTATTTGCCAGTCTGACTAATAATGGAAGCAACTGGGATGCAGGCAATATTTCTAATTTACTGAATGAGAATAAAAGTAATTTTGCAGCAGCTCTGCCTGCAGGATTAGGACTGGGAGCTTTTGGTAACCTGTTTTCAGATAGTGATATTCAACGTCCTGCTGTAGAGACACCTATTCCTCCTGCGGATATTCCTGTTGTAGAACCGCCTGTGCTCACTGTGCCGCCAGTTAATCCTGAACCGGCTATACATACACAGGAGGCTGTGAGAGAAGTGAAAAAATCAAGCGGGCTATGGTGGGTGCTGATACCGTTGGTACTTGTCGCTCTTTGGTTTTTATTTGGCAGAAGCTGTGCTGGTAATGGAGCTGGTACGGCAGACTCTACTGCTAATAGTCAGGATAGATCATCAATGACGAATCCGGCAGATTCATTGGATGAATCAGATGGTTTGTCCAGCCGGGAACCGGTAATTCTAAAATTACCTGACGGGCAGGAACTTCGTGCTTATCCGAGAGGAATAGAAGATAATCTGATTAAATTCCTGCAGTCAGACTATAAGGCACTTCCGGATGATACGCTTAAAAATAAATGGTTTGATTTTGATAATCTGAATTTTGAGACTGGTACCGCTAAGATATTGCCTGCCAGCAGAGATCAATTGTTAAATCTTGCTGCTATATTAAAAGTATTCCCGGATGCGAAAGTTAAGATCGGTGGATATACGGACAAGACAGGGGATGAGGCTTTTAACAAGAAGTTGTCATTGGATCGCGCAAATGCCGTAAAAGTATTTTTAGAGGAGCAGGGACTGGGAACGCAGGTTGCCGGTACAGAAGGGTACGGGTCTGAAATTGCCCGGTATCCGGCGGAGGCACCTGAGTCTGACAGGATCAAAGACCGCAGGGTTTCTGTAAGTGTTCGTAAATAA
- a CDS encoding M20/M25/M40 family metallo-hydrolase has product MKKFFIILFFLLVVLIGVVVIKTITYPFGKIPASADTDTQTAVPVSDSAVYRFAQGIRIPTVSTGSMGTFNFEPFERFMAYLKEAYPEVHKGTKQYTVNNQYGLVFHWKGKNSSLKPILFLSHMDVVPPGDAPVKNNDSTVIFNIKDKPLPAAEEIAKEWSYAPFSGAVSDGRVYGRGTLDMKSMLFALLESMTALMKNGYVPERDIYLAFGCDEEVGGSKGASEIAADFKRKGLHFDAVYDEGGIIMQKGAVEGINTDIALIGCAEKGFLSARIKVNGLGGHSSMPPLQSAIGKAAIIMQRLEENQMKPYISPVIGDFFTNVGGDMSFTTRMAIANRWLLESVLLSKLTTNNATNALVRTTTALTMMEGSDGTNVLSPQVEFVVNFRILPGNTVAEVKNHIAKACEGFDVKVEEVDNTREASKISATNTRAYEVMEKTIREIYPHVLITPYLTVGGTDAYKYEIVSDNVYRFIPFSINTAERQSIHSTNEYISIENYGRMIQYFSSIMKNYDMKQ; this is encoded by the coding sequence ATGAAAAAGTTCTTTATTATCCTCTTTTTTCTTCTTGTCGTTCTTATCGGTGTAGTTGTGATCAAAACAATTACTTACCCATTTGGAAAAATTCCGGCTTCAGCTGATACAGATACGCAAACCGCTGTACCTGTCAGTGATTCGGCAGTATACCGTTTTGCTCAGGGTATCCGAATCCCGACGGTGTCCACAGGCTCTATGGGAACATTTAATTTTGAACCTTTTGAGCGCTTTATGGCTTATTTGAAGGAAGCTTATCCTGAAGTTCACAAAGGCACTAAGCAGTATACAGTCAATAATCAATACGGCCTGGTATTCCATTGGAAAGGCAAAAACAGTTCACTAAAACCAATTTTGTTTTTATCGCATATGGATGTAGTGCCTCCGGGTGATGCACCTGTCAAAAACAATGATTCTACAGTAATATTTAATATTAAAGACAAGCCACTACCAGCTGCAGAAGAGATAGCTAAAGAATGGTCCTATGCCCCATTTTCCGGGGCTGTCAGTGACGGGCGCGTATATGGCCGAGGCACACTGGATATGAAAAGTATGCTTTTTGCATTACTTGAAAGTATGACAGCTCTTATGAAGAATGGATATGTACCTGAAAGGGATATTTACCTGGCTTTTGGCTGTGATGAAGAAGTTGGAGGAAGTAAAGGTGCCAGCGAGATCGCTGCAGACTTCAAACGCAAAGGCCTACATTTTGATGCGGTCTATGATGAAGGGGGAATTATTATGCAAAAGGGTGCTGTAGAAGGTATTAATACAGATATTGCTTTGATTGGCTGTGCAGAAAAAGGTTTTCTGTCTGCCCGTATTAAAGTCAACGGTCTGGGTGGTCATTCTTCTATGCCTCCTCTACAGAGCGCTATCGGCAAAGCTGCAATCATTATGCAACGTCTGGAAGAAAATCAGATGAAACCTTATATTTCTCCTGTGATTGGAGATTTCTTTACGAATGTTGGAGGTGATATGAGTTTCACTACCCGCATGGCTATTGCTAACCGATGGTTACTGGAATCTGTACTTTTGAGCAAACTTACCACAAATAATGCGACAAATGCACTTGTGCGTACCACTACAGCTCTGACCATGATGGAAGGTAGTGATGGTACAAATGTTTTATCCCCACAGGTGGAATTTGTGGTCAATTTCAGAATATTACCGGGCAACACTGTCGCTGAGGTAAAAAATCATATTGCAAAAGCTTGTGAAGGTTTCGATGTCAAGGTAGAAGAAGTCGATAATACACGGGAGGCTTCTAAAATTTCCGCAACGAATACAAGGGCATATGAGGTTATGGAAAAAACTATTCGCGAAATTTATCCTCATGTATTGATTACACCCTATCTGACTGTAGGAGGAACGGACGCCTATAAGTATGAAATTGTAAGTGACAATGTGTATCGGTTTATTCCTTTTTCCATTAATACTGCTGAGCGCCAAAGTATACATAGTACCAATGAATATATCAGTATAGAAAATTACGGGCGTATGATTCAGTATTTTTCTTCAATAATGAAAAACTATGATATGAAGCAGTAA
- a CDS encoding lipocalin family protein, producing MDKKKSLLLLSATAVGTLLYQAFKPVKSDIRGVSNFNLDSYLGQWYEIARLDFRWEKNLKNVTANYNLNEDGSIQVVNEGYDMRKQKQKKSIGKAKFMRDPNEGAFKVSFFPPFSAGYHVMKIDPDYKYALVFGDNLNYMWILSREKSIPGDIKSIYLDFALRSGFEIHKLVWTTQD from the coding sequence ATGGACAAGAAAAAATCACTACTGCTTCTATCCGCCACTGCTGTTGGCACCTTGTTATACCAGGCATTCAAGCCTGTCAAATCGGATATCAGAGGAGTCTCAAATTTTAATCTTGACAGTTACCTTGGACAATGGTACGAAATAGCCAGACTGGACTTTAGGTGGGAGAAAAATCTCAAAAATGTAACAGCAAATTACAACCTTAATGAAGATGGCAGCATTCAGGTAGTCAATGAAGGCTACGATATGCGCAAGCAGAAACAGAAGAAAAGCATAGGAAAGGCAAAATTTATGCGCGACCCGAATGAAGGGGCATTCAAGGTCAGTTTCTTCCCTCCTTTTTCAGCGGGCTATCATGTCATGAAAATAGATCCCGATTATAAGTATGCTTTGGTATTTGGCGACAACCTCAATTACATGTGGATTCTATCCCGGGAAAAATCAATCCCCGGCGATATCAAATCAATCTATCTGGATTTTGCATTACGAAGCGGATTTGAAATCCACAAACTAGTATGGACAACACAGGATTAA